The Streptomyces sp. NBC_00435 nucleotide sequence TCTCGCCCGCCGGCTCCCTGCTGCCCGACCCGCTGCCCTTCCGCGCCCTCGACGGCCTGCCGATGGTGCTGCCCAGCCCCGGGACCGGCCGGCGCACCGAGCTGGAGGCCATGTTCAGCTGCCTCGGTGTGCGCCCGGTGCCCTGCCTGGAGGTCGACGAACGACTCGGCTGGGTGACGGGCGTGACCGACGGCCGCGGCTCCCTCATCTGGTACCGGGACGTGGTGGCGCGGGCCTTCGGCAGCAGGGCGGAGATCCGCTCCTTCACTCCACCGCTGCTGCGCCCGGTGGGGATCGCGCATGCCCGGCGCCCGCTGAGCCGGGCGGCCCGCGCCTTCATCGCGCACGCCCGGCACAACGCTCCCGTACGTGAACCCTCCCGCTGACCCGTGTGTTCCGGTCCGGCCGCGCCCCCTCCGGGCGGGCCGGCCGGAAGGTACCCGGCGGCCGCGCAGACATGCCCACCCGGCATTGAACGATGCTCGAACGGAGGGTGATTGACCCTGGCGTCATGAATTGACGTCCCATCACATGGTGGGCATGTTCCGACTACGCCTCACACCCCCAAGGGCCGTCGCCGCCCTCGCGACCGCGGCCCTCGCCACGATCCTTCCGGCCACCGCCTGGATGGCCGGCGCCGCCGACGCCTCGCCGTCCATGGCCTCGCCCGTCACGGCCGCGTCCGGGCTGCGGGCCGGCGCCGCGCCCGCTCCCGAGCGCAAGTGCACCCTGCCCGGGGGCCTGACCGAACTCAGCGGCCTCGCCATGAGCCGCAAACACCCCGGAGTCTTCTACGCGGTCAACGACAGCGGAAACACCAACCAGGTCTTCGCCGTCGACTGCAACAACGCCACCGGCCGGCTCGCGGCCACGTTCACGGTGGCCGGGGTGGGCAACACCGACTGGGAGGCGCTGACGATCGGAAAGGATGCCTCGGGCGCCCCCACCGTCCTCGTCGGTGACATCGGCGACAACTTCGGCGGCCGCGCCGAGATCACCGTGCACGGCTTCACCGAGCCCGATCAGCTCGCCAACGCCACGGTGACGCCCGTGACGTTCCGCTTCGCCTACGCCGACGGCAAGCACGACGCCGAGTCCCTGCTCTCCGACCCCGTCACCGGGCGGCTCTACATCGCCAGCAAACTCATCGGAGCGGCGGGCCAGTTGTACCAGGCGCCGCTGCCGCCGGCGCCCGGAGCGCTCAACACCCTCACCGCGGTGCGGCCGGGCCCGGTCTTCACCACCGACGGCTCCTTCTCGCCGTCCGGGGCCTCGTACACCCTGCGCAGCGGCGGTCCCCTGGGCGCCAACACGGCCTCGGTGTACGACACCGCGGGCACCAAGCTCGCGGACGTCGCCCTCCCCGCCCAGTCCCAGGGCGAGACCGTGACGTACGCCGACTGCACCAGCCTGCTCGTCGGATCGGAGAACGACACCCAGATCTGGCGCGTCCCCCTGCCGCCGGAGGCGACTCCGGGCTGCGGCGGAACTCCTACGCCGACCCCGACCCCGACTCCTACGCCGACCCCGACCCCGACTCCCACCCCGACACCCACACCCACGCCGACACCCACCCAGACTCCAGGTGAGCTGAAGCTGGTCAACCCCGGCCCCCAGAGCTGCAAGTTCAACCAGAGCTGCACCATCCAGCTCACCACCACCGGCGCGAAGCCCCCCGTCCGCTACACCGCCACCGGACTCCCCTGGGGCCTGACCCTCGACACCAACACCGGACGCATCACCGGCAAACCCTGGGCCACCGGAACCATCCAGATCACCGCCACCGCCACCACCAACACCACCGCGACCACCACCTTCCCCCTCACCCTCAACTGGTTCTGAGAGTGCCGGAGCCCCAGCCTCCGCGGAGAGGCTGGGGCCTGCGGATCGCGGTCAGGACGGGACCGTCAGCACGGCACCACGTAGTACGCGGGGCTGAAGTTGAAGTCGCCGCTCCGCTCCGGCCCCATCCACTGGATGGGCTGGTGGGCACTGTTCTGGATCTGCCCCCATGCGCCGTCGGTCTGGCGGCTGTACCAACCGCCGACCCCGTTCCAGTCGTAGAGCTTGTAGGTGGTGCAGTGCGGAAGCACGAAGTAGCGGTAGGTCGTCTGGTCCTTGTAGAGACAGATGGCACCCACCGGGCAGGGGATGTCGGGCGAGTTCTCGGGCAGCCAGCCTTCGACCGGTCCCCACACCCTGGCACGGGAGTTGTCCCCGGTGACGGAGGCGGAGGCCGTCCCCGGTACGGCGCTGGCGACGAGTCCGACGGCCAGGGCGGCAGTCGCGGCCACCTTGCCCGCGTTCCTGCGTACCCTCCTGCCTGCCCCTGCCCTCTTGCCCGCGTTGTGGAAGGTCATGACGGCTCCTTCGGAGTTCGAGAGGTGGTCCTGCGGGTGCGCCGGGCGGTGGTGGCGTGCGGGATCAGGCACTGGCGCACGTGGGTACCCCGGCCATCCAGGCATCGCCCCTGAGGTAGATGTTGGTGATCCAGCCACCCAGGTCCGGCACATAGGACCAGGCGTCGTTGGTGACGCCCTCGGCGGTGACCGACTGGGCGTGCGCCTGGCAGGAGATCACCACGCTGGTGCCGCCCGTGATCGTGGTGACCACGGCCGCGCCCGTGTTCGGCTGCGCCCGGATGTTGAGGGTGCCGCCCCAGGTCGCGTGGCCGATGCTGCTGCCGGTCGAGCCTCCGGCATCCCCACAGGTGGGGACACCGGTCATCCAGGCCGGACCCCTGAGGTAGATGTTGGTGATCCAGCCACCCAGGTCGGGCAGGTAGGACCAGGCGTCGTTGGTGACGCCCTCGGCGCTGATCGACTGGGCGTGCATCTGGCAGGAGATCACCACGCTGGTGCCTCCGTTGATCGTGGTGACCACGGCCGCGCCCGTGTTCGGCTGCGCCCGGACGTTGAGCGCGCCGCCCCAGGTCGCGTGGCCGATCCCGCTGCCGCCACCACCCGCACCGGGGACGGGGACGTCACGGCAGGACGGCACGTCGGTCAGCCAGGCCGGCCCTCTGAGGTAGATGTTGGTGATCCAGCCGCCCAGTTCGGGAAGGTAGGACCAGGCGTCATTGGTGGTGCCCTCCGCCGTGACCGGCTGGGCGTGCGCCTGGCAGGAGATGAAGACGCTGGTGCCGCCCGCGATGGAGGTCACCACGGCCGCACCGGTACCCGGCTGGGCGCGGACGTTCAGGGTGTCGCCCCAAGTGGCGTGCCGGATCTGCCCGGTGTCTCCGCCGCCCGGTCCGGGACCGGCCTTCGACTGCATGCGCAGGGCGCCGGCGTAGTCGTTCTTGGAGCCCCAGCGGAAGTCCGAGACCATGATCTTGGTGTCGGACTGCTGCGCTTCGACCATCAGCCCCTGCCCGAGGTAGATGGCCACGTGGTGGATGGCTCCGGGCTTCCCCCAGAAGAGGATGTCTCCCGGCAGGAGCGGGGCCGTTCCGGAGGACGCGCCGAAGCGCGTGGAGCCCGGCGGATAGAGTCCGTAGAGGTTGTTCGTCAGGCCCGGGGCACCGGCGATGTCGTAGCCGTAGGCCTGGGCCAGAGCCCAGCGCACCAGGCCCGAGCAGTCGAACGCGGTCCGGAACGGATCGTTCCTGGAACGGACGGGATCCTCCTGGTCGATCGCGCCCCTGGTCTGACCCGGCTTCGAGCCGTGCCCGCCGGTCCAGACGTACCAGGTACCGGCGTCGGCCACGGCGCAGGCCGCCCTGACGGTCTCCCTGGCGATCTCCGAGATGTCGTCCGGGTGTTCGTGTGCCTGGCACACCGTCGCGGCGTGCGCCGGCCCGGCGGCCGCCGTCAGCGACACGGTGCCGGCCAGCACGGCCAGTACGGCCGCCAGCGCCGCTGTCCTCAGTCTCAGTGTTGGTCTCAGAGTCAGTGTCAGTCTTCGCAGGAGTCCGCGCACTTCGGTCCTTTCCTCCTCGGGTGACGATCGGGACGTGGTCGGCCGGCCCCCCCGTGGGCACGCTCGCGCCTCCCGCCCACCGCGATCCGGCGGACGTCGTCCTGGCACGGATCCCGCGCCGGCCGACCGACGCCCTCACTGTGCCCGGGCCCGGCTATGCGTCCGGCAACCGTGCGCTATACGCGGGCACTAACCGCCTGGACCTGCACGGACACCGCCGCCGGGCGGATCCGCCACCGACCCTTCGTGCGGACTGCATTCGAGCCAGGAGACGGCCCGGGAAGGAGTTACGGCGCCGCGGCACGCACATTAAGATCGCCCGCACCGTGTGTTCCTAGGGGGGAGACCACCATGCAGTTCACGGTTCTGGGAGAGGTGGGAGTACGCGGCGCCGACGGACTGGTCGAGGTGCAACGCCCGCAGCGGCGAGCCGTACTGGCCTACCTGCTCCTGAACGCGCGGCAGCAGGTCACCCTCGAACGGCTGATAGACGCCGTCTGGGCCGACGAGGCACCGAGCAGTGCCCGGACCCAGATCCACGGTGCGGTCTCCACGCTGCGCCAGACCCTGCGCGGGACCGGTCTGGCGGACCGCATCCGGACCACCACCGACGGCTACACCTGCTCCGTCACCGACGGCGAACTCGATCTGCTCGCCTTCCGCTCCCGGGTCCGTGACGCCACCGGTGAGATGTCCGGCCGCCGGGCGTCCCTGGCGGCGGAGAACCTGCGCGCCGCGCTCGGCCTGTGGCGCGGCACCCCGCTGGCCGGAGTCAACGCGGCCTTCGTGGAGCCGGCACGCGCGCGGCTGCACGAGGAGCGGCTGGACGCCTGCCAGCAGCTGGCGGCCTGTGAGCTCGGCCTGGGGCGGGAGGCCGAACTGGTGCCGATGCTGACCGAACTCGTCGAGGCCAACCCCCACCGCGAGCAGCTGGTGGGGCAGTTGCTGATCGCGCTGTACCGCACCGGCCGGCAGGCCGAAGCGGTACGGCGCTTCGCCGGGGCCCAGCGGTTCCTCGCCGACGAACTCGGCCTCGACCCGGGGCCGGAGCTCGCCGCCATCCATACGGCGATCCTCCGCGGTGACCCCGAGCTGGCGACGCCCGCGACTCCCGCGACGAGTCCCGCCTTCGGCTCCGCGGTCCTGACCACGGCGACCGCGCCGGCACAAGCGCTGCCCGAGACCCCTGCGCAGACCCCTCCCCCCGGCCCGCCCCCCGGCCCGCCCCAGGTCTCCCGCCCGGCACCGCCCCAGGACCCCGACCCGGCCGGACGTTGGCCGCGCCGGCGCCTGGTCCGCCTGGGACTGTCCGGTGCCGCCGTCGCCGCCGCGATCGGCGCCGCCGTCACCCTCGGACTCCAGGAGCGGGACGCACCCCGGCCGCCCTCGGCCGGCCCGGGTACGGCCGGTCGTACCTCGTCCCCGTCACCGTCGTCGTCCGCCGCCCCGATCAGGCCCGCGCCGACGGGCCCGGCCGGCAGCCTGGCGCCCGTCCGGGTGTTCAACGTCGACGGCGACTGCAGGACGCAGTCCGAGCGCCTCCCCGCGTGCCGGCTCGGACTGGCCAAGAACCCGTACGCGGCCTACGACCTGAACAACGTCGTGCCGCACCGGGTCTGGCACGGCGACGTCCTGATGGCCGACTGCATCGTGCCGAACGGGATCCGCATCGAGGACGAGCACGGGGTGGGGACCCCCATCTGGTTCCGGGTCCACCTGACGGACGTGCCCGGAGGCACCGCCTGGTTCCCGGCGGTCCGGACCCACGACGACCCCGGTCTCCCCGTCTGCGCCGCCTGAGTGGACCGGCCGGCGTACGGCCAGAACCTCGACGTCCCGTTTCCCGTTGGCCAGGCGCCGCTCCCTTCGCGGACGGCCACCCCGCACCACACCATCGCGTCGAACCAACCTCAGGGACGGACCAATTGAGCACCATCGGCATCGGACAGGCGGCGATCCTCGGCGTCGTCGAAGGGGTCACCGAATTCCTGCCGGTCTCCTCCACCGGCCATCTGAAGATCACCGAGGGCCTGATGGGCATTCCGGTGGACGACAAGGCCGTCGTCGCCTTCACCGCCGTCATCCAGGTCGGAGCCATCGCCGCGGTCCTGGTGTACTTCTACAGGGACATCGTGCGGATCGTGACCGCGTGGGGACGCGGCCTGGTCGACCGCGAGGAGCGGTACCACCACGACTACAAGTTCGCCTGGTGGGTCATCTACGCGACCGTCCCCATCGTGGTCGTGGGACTCGCCGCCAAACCGCTCATCGAAGGCACGCTGGCCTCCCTGTGGGTCGTGGCCGGCTCCCTGATCGTCGGCAGCGGGCTCATGTGGGCGGCCGACCAGCTGGGCCGCCACAAGCGCGGCGAGGACGACACCAGCCTCAAGGACGCGATGCTGGTGGGCAGTTCACAGATCCTCGCTCTGCTCTTCCCCGGCTTCTCCCGCTCCGGCGCCACCATGTCGACCGGTCTCATCCTCGACCTCGAACGCGTCGCGGCGACCCGCCTCTCCTTCTTCCTCGGCATCCCCGCACTGACCGGCGCGGGCCTTTACGAGCTCAAGGACGCCGTCGGGGCCGGGGTGGACACCCTCCCGCTGGTCGTCGGCACCGCGGTGTCCTTCGCGGTCGCCTACGCCTCGATCGCCTGGCTCCTCAAGTACGTCGCCCAGCACTCCTTCAACGCCTTCGTCATCTACCGGATCGCCGTCGGCGTCCTCCTCTTCGGCCTTCTCGGGACCGGGGTCCTCGCCGCCTGACGGCAGCGGGCGGCCGGTGTCACGGAGCCGGTGTCACGGAGCCCGCGTCGCGGAGCCCGTGCCACGAGGCCTGCGCCACGGAGCCGGGGACCGCTTCTTCGTCCCGCGATCGTCTACAGTGCAGTAGACGACGCGGGATCGCGGCCGCCTGGGCGTCGTGCCCGGCTGCCCCCCGCCGCACCCGGCTCTCCTCCGGCACCAGAACGGACCCGTGCGATGACCCCGACGTACGACGGCTCGGCCGTCCCCGTGCGGCGCAACCGGGCCACCCTGGCCATACGGTTGAGGAGTGGCCCGCCGCATCCGCTGCTGGCCGGTTCATGACCCGGACGGGTCCGGCCCGCCGGGCCGGCCGGGTGGCCCTGACCTCGGCGGCACTCTTCGCTCTGCTCACGGTGTGGGTCGTGCGCGCCCCGGACCACTTGCTGCCGGCCGATGCGGCCACGCACCGCTGGTCCGTGGAGCACCGACCGGCCGTCGCCCGTGCGCTCGCCCTCCTGGTCACCGACACCGGCACCGGGTTCGTCCCCTACGCACTGCTCGTACTCGCCGGCCTCTACGCGGGCCGCACCACCCGACAGCGGGCATTCACGGCCGCCGCCCTGTTGCTGTGCCTCGGCGCCGGTCAGGCCCTGCGCTACGCGGTGATACTGCTGGTCGCTCGCCCGCGCCCAGACGCGGGTGACTGGGCCGCACACGCCTCCGGCTGGTCCTACCCCTCCGGCCACACCACCACGGCCGCGATGACCGCCGGGCTGCTGATCGCCGCCCTGTGGCTGCGGGGGCGCGGGGTACCGCGAACGGCAGTCGTGGGGCTCGCGGTCTGGGCCGCGGCCGTCGGACTCACCCGGGTCCACCTGGGCATGCACTGGCTGTCCGATGTGGTCGGGGGCTGGCTCTTCGCCACCGCCTGGCTCGCCCTCCTCGCCTCCGCGCACTTCCGGCGGCGGTGATCGTCCACAGCGCGACCCTAGGCCGAACCCGGCCGGCCGTGCGCCCGGCGAGCGGCGGCAGGACTCAAGGGAGGAGGAGCGGGACGATCAGCAGGGCGATCAGCGGGGCGATCACCGACCGCCTTCCTCCAGCAGCCGCCTGAGCTCCGCCTCGTCGTCGGGGCCGAGCCCTTCGACGAACCGGGCCAGGACCACGCTGCGGTCGCCGTCCCGGTCGAGCTCGCGGTGCATCCGGCGGGCGGTGAGGCCGTGGACGTCCTCGACCGGGTAGTACAGGAAGCCCCGCACGCCCGGGTTCCGGTCGACGACGCCCTTCTCCTGCAGCCGGGCGAGCAGCGTCGCCACCGTGGTCCGGGCCAGCGGCTGCGGTATCGCCGCCCGCACCTGCGCCGCCGACTGCGGTGCGCCCGCCGTCCAGAGCGCCGCCAGGACGCTGGACTCCAGCTCGCCCGCCGGCCGGCGTTCGCTCGCGCTGTCCGTCACGGAACCTTCCTCTCGGGTTGATCGTCTGCGGCGAGGTGGACCGACCGCTGTTCCGCGGGCACCGGGCGGCAGTCCCACTCCGGCCATCATTATCGACCGGCCGGGCCCGCCGCGCCCCGGAGCCGGACCACGGATCCGTGGCCGAAAAGTGACCCCTGGTCACCACGCTGCCGCGACCGTACGATTCGACTGCCCGGTAGCTCCGGGCGACAACTGAATGGCCGTTTGACCTGGGGGAAGCCGGTGCGATTCCGGCGCTGACCTGCAACCGTGTGGGGCGCGTACGCGCACCGAGTCGGGGAGCCCAGCACGCGGTTCGTACCTACTCCCCCTGTCATGGTCTGCAGCGCGGAGCCCTGAGTCACCGACCCGTCGACCGCCCGTTCCCGGTGCCCGGGGGAGCGTGTGCTGTCGGCCGTGTCCGGGCGGCCGGGTTCGTGCTGTGGGCCGGACCGCCCGGAAGGCAACACATGAACCCGAACCTCGTCCGCCGCACCCTCGTCACCGCGGCCGCCCTGGGACTCGCGCTCGCCACGGCCCCCGCCGTCGCCCACGCCAAGCCCGTCGCGCACACCAATGCCCCCGTCAAGGTCAACATCACGGTCCAGGGCCCGAACGGAGTGCTGTTCAAGGGGAAGATAAAGACCAAGGGGCACGACGTGACCACCGCCACCGGTGGCACGCACAAGTGCGACGGCACGAACGGCTCGGCGAACCCGAGCGCCGTGCCCACCCCCACCGCCGCTCTTGACGACGCGGCCAAGAAGAAGCACTTCACCTGGGACGGCGCCTGGTACGCGTCGTTCGACGACTTCTCCGTCGACACGATCAAGAAGGTCAGCAGCGGCGGCTCCGCCTACTGGAGCATCTCCGTCAACGGCGCCCCCACCCCGGTCGGCGGCTGCCAGTTCAAGCTGAACGCCGGTGACCAGGTCGCCTTCACCTGGACCTCCTTCTAGGCCGTCGGCCGAGGGCCTGTCACAGGCGGCGGGCCTCGGCCGGCGTCACCGGCTCGCCGGCCCGGACTCCGTGCAGGACGTGGGCCAGTACCTCGGCGCCGCGCACGACACGGGGTCCGGGGCGGTTGAAGTAGGCGGGCCCGTCCAGGACCCAGACCTCCCCGGCCCGTACGGCGGGCAGCTCGTCCCACCCGAGCAGCGAGGTCAGGAGATCGAGCTCGCGCAGGGTCCGTTCGGGCGGGAAACCGCACGGCAGGAGCAGGACGACGTCGGGGCGGGCGGCCCGTACCGCGTCCCAGGTCATCGGCGCGGTGTGCTCGCCCGGTGCGGCGAGGAGCGGTTCGCCTCCGGCGTACGTGATCTGTTCGGGCACCCAGTGCCCGGCGGGCCACAGCGGGTCCAGCCACTCGACGGCCACCACCCGGGGCCGGGTCCGGTCCCGGGTCAGCCGCCCCACCTCGGCGAGCCGGCCGCGCAACTCCTCCCGCCGCCGCTCGGCCCGCTCCCGTACGCCCAGCAACTCCCCTACGGTGACCAGGCAGTCCAGTACGTCGTCGAGGGTGCGCGGCTCCAGGCTCAGCACCCGGGGGCCCGCGTCCAGTACGCGCACCGCGTGGGAGACCGCCTCGTAGGACACCGCGCAGACGTCGCACAGGTCTTGGGTGAGCACGATGTCCGGTTCGAGCGCGGCGAGCGCCCCGGTGTCCAGGGTGTAGAGCGAGGAGCCCGAATGGGCGGCCCCGCCGACGGCTTCGGAGATCTCCCGGCTGCTGAGCTCCTCCGCGGCGAACTCGGCCTTCGTGACGACCGGCACCGCGGCGACCTCCTCCGGCGGCCAGTCGCACTCGTGGGTGCGTCCGACCAGGTCGGTGGCGAGACCGAGGTCCGCCACGATGTCCGTGGCCGCCGGGAGCAGGGAGACGATGCGCATGCACCGACTGTAGGCGCTCGCCGCCGGCCCGCGGCCGCGGGTTCCGGGTACCCCGGGCGGTCACCCCGGCGGCCGTGCCGACCCGCGGGAGCTCGGCCGCCTCCCCTGCCACGATCCTGCGCGCACACCCCAACATCCAGGTCGTCGCTGGCCAGTTGGCCGGGTCGAAGCCGGACCGGATCCCCGTTCGCCCGGTACGGCGCCGACCGCCTCCGGTCGTTGGAGTCGCGCCATGGCAGCCCGCGCGAAGGATTCCCGGAGCCCGACACTCCCTACCCTTCGGCCGGGCCGGCCCCGCACCTCGGCCAAGGGCGAACAGGCGCGCGCACGGCTGATCCCGGCCGCGCGGACCCTGCTCGCCGGTGGGACGAGCGACTGGCCGCCGCCCAGTCGCTCGACGTCGAGGTCGACTCCGGCTCCATCCTCCGGACCCTGATCCTCACCCTCACCACCGGCTCCACCGCCTGAGGCGCATCGCCTGACCGACCCGGCCTTGACGGGTCCCTTCACTTCACGCATGCTGACTGAAAAATCAGTCAGGATCTATCGAAGGCGGTCCTCGCGTGACCTCGTACGAACTGCTCACCTCCTACGGCTCACCCCTCGGCTCCCCGGCCCGCACGGAGCCCGCCGAGCGACGGCTGCTGCGCGTCGGCCTCGTCCAGATGCGCTGGTACGCCGACGAGAGCACGCACGACGACCGGCTCCGCGAGGGCGTCGCGCTCGCCGCAGCCGAGGGCGCCACCGTCGTCTGCCTCCCCGAGCTGACCCGCAGCCCCTATTTCTGCAACACCGACGACCCGATGGGCGACGGCGCCGCCCGCTACCTGGAGGACGTACAGGACGGCCCCACCGTCAGCCTCGCCGCCGAACTCGCCACCGGACTCGGCATCACCGTCCACGCCTCCCTCTACGAAAGGGCGGCGGACGGCGGCCTCGGGTACAACACCGCCGTCTGCGTGGCCCCGGACGGCGCGCTGATCGCCCGGACCCGCAAGAACCACATCCCCGCCTTCCCCGGGTACCGGGAGGACCTCTGCTTCCGCCCCGGCGACAGCGGCTTCCCGGTCGTCTCCCACGAGGGCGCCCGCTTCGGCTTCCCCACCTGCTGGGACGAGTGGTTCCCCGAACTGGCCCGGGCCTACGGCCTGCAGGGCGCCGAGATCCTCGTCCACCCCACGGCCATCGGGTCCGAGGTCGACCTGCCCGAGTTCGACACCCGACCGATGTGGGAGCACGCGATCAGTGCCAACGGCCTGGCCAACGCACTGTTCATGATCGTGCCCAACCGCACCGGCACCGAAGGCCGCTCCACCTTCTACGGCTCCTCCTTCATCTCCGACCCCTACGGCCGGGTCATGCTCCGCGCACCACGGGACCGGCCCGCCGTCCTGGTCGCCGACCTCGACCTCGACCAGCGCCGCGACTGGCTGGGATTCGGACTGATGCAGACCCGCCGGCCCGAGCTCTACGGCCGGCTCACCGAACGCCGCCACGTCCGGGCGGCCTGACGCGGCGGCAGGCCTACGGGCCCCGGCCCACCGCCGCCCACGGGATACGCCACCGGCTGCTGCTGTGTGACTGACCAAGCGCTCGGGCAATGGTTTGGACGGAGTCGTTCCGGCGGATCACCAAAGACCCGGGTGTCAGCGTGCGAAACCGGACCCGCGCGATGGTGATCGCGTACGGGTCCGGACCGGAGGTGGCCTGTTGTCCCGGGCCCGTTATCCCCCGGGCCCCCGCAGCCAGGCGTCCGGCCCGGGGTCGCCGCCTTCGGCGCGGGACGCGAGCCGGTCGACGTAGTGCTGCCAGCCCTCGGCGTGGGCGACGCAGGCCTCCTCGGAGGGAAGGCCGCTGTGGACCAGGTGGAGCAGGGTGCCTTCGGCGACCGGCTCGAGGGTGATCTCCACCCTGGTGGAGCCGGCCGCCACGGGCACGGAGCCGGTCTCCCAGCCCCAGGTGAGGACGAGCCGCTCGGGCGGTTCGACGGCGAGGAAGCGGCCGGTGGCGATGTCCTCGCCGGTGACCCTGGTGCGGTACGAACCGCCGGGCTCGAAGGAGAACACGCCGTCGGCGCCCATCCAGGACAGCCA carries:
- a CDS encoding AfsR/SARP family transcriptional regulator — protein: MQFTVLGEVGVRGADGLVEVQRPQRRAVLAYLLLNARQQVTLERLIDAVWADEAPSSARTQIHGAVSTLRQTLRGTGLADRIRTTTDGYTCSVTDGELDLLAFRSRVRDATGEMSGRRASLAAENLRAALGLWRGTPLAGVNAAFVEPARARLHEERLDACQQLAACELGLGREAELVPMLTELVEANPHREQLVGQLLIALYRTGRQAEAVRRFAGAQRFLADELGLDPGPELAAIHTAILRGDPELATPATPATSPAFGSAVLTTATAPAQALPETPAQTPPPGPPPGPPQVSRPAPPQDPDPAGRWPRRRLVRLGLSGAAVAAAIGAAVTLGLQERDAPRPPSAGPGTAGRTSSPSPSSSAAPIRPAPTGPAGSLAPVRVFNVDGDCRTQSERLPACRLGLAKNPYAAYDLNNVVPHRVWHGDVLMADCIVPNGIRIEDEHGVGTPIWFRVHLTDVPGGTAWFPAVRTHDDPGLPVCAA
- a CDS encoding SRPBCC family protein; translation: MKIAARFEVSSGAVSRQSQPKRPNGARTPMATPTDTVTLERRIQARPETVFGFFTDREKWLSWMGADGVFSFEPGGSYRTRVTGEDIATGRFLAVEPPERLVLTWGWETGSVPVAAGSTRVEITLEPVAEGTLLHLVHSGLPSEEACVAHAEGWQHYVDRLASRAEGGDPGPDAWLRGPGG
- a CDS encoding nitrilase-related carbon-nitrogen hydrolase, with amino-acid sequence MTSYELLTSYGSPLGSPARTEPAERRLLRVGLVQMRWYADESTHDDRLREGVALAAAEGATVVCLPELTRSPYFCNTDDPMGDGAARYLEDVQDGPTVSLAAELATGLGITVHASLYERAADGGLGYNTAVCVAPDGALIARTRKNHIPAFPGYREDLCFRPGDSGFPVVSHEGARFGFPTCWDEWFPELARAYGLQGAEILVHPTAIGSEVDLPEFDTRPMWEHAISANGLANALFMIVPNRTGTEGRSTFYGSSFISDPYGRVMLRAPRDRPAVLVADLDLDQRRDWLGFGLMQTRRPELYGRLTERRHVRAA
- a CDS encoding DUF4430 domain-containing protein — its product is MNPNLVRRTLVTAAALGLALATAPAVAHAKPVAHTNAPVKVNITVQGPNGVLFKGKIKTKGHDVTTATGGTHKCDGTNGSANPSAVPTPTAALDDAAKKKHFTWDGAWYASFDDFSVDTIKKVSSGGSAYWSISVNGAPTPVGGCQFKLNAGDQVAFTWTSF
- a CDS encoding phosphatase PAP2 family protein, with protein sequence MTRTGPARRAGRVALTSAALFALLTVWVVRAPDHLLPADAATHRWSVEHRPAVARALALLVTDTGTGFVPYALLVLAGLYAGRTTRQRAFTAAALLLCLGAGQALRYAVILLVARPRPDAGDWAAHASGWSYPSGHTTTAAMTAGLLIAALWLRGRGVPRTAVVGLAVWAAAVGLTRVHLGMHWLSDVVGGWLFATAWLALLASAHFRRR
- a CDS encoding NlpC/P60 family protein; amino-acid sequence: MRGLLRRLTLTLRPTLRLRTAALAAVLAVLAGTVSLTAAAGPAHAATVCQAHEHPDDISEIARETVRAACAVADAGTWYVWTGGHGSKPGQTRGAIDQEDPVRSRNDPFRTAFDCSGLVRWALAQAYGYDIAGAPGLTNNLYGLYPPGSTRFGASSGTAPLLPGDILFWGKPGAIHHVAIYLGQGLMVEAQQSDTKIMVSDFRWGSKNDYAGALRMQSKAGPGPGGGDTGQIRHATWGDTLNVRAQPGTGAAVVTSIAGGTSVFISCQAHAQPVTAEGTTNDAWSYLPELGGWITNIYLRGPAWLTDVPSCRDVPVPGAGGGGSGIGHATWGGALNVRAQPNTGAAVVTTINGGTSVVISCQMHAQSISAEGVTNDAWSYLPDLGGWITNIYLRGPAWMTGVPTCGDAGGSTGSSIGHATWGGTLNIRAQPNTGAAVVTTITGGTSVVISCQAHAQSVTAEGVTNDAWSYVPDLGGWITNIYLRGDAWMAGVPTCASA
- a CDS encoding BlaI/MecI/CopY family transcriptional regulator; translated protein: MTDSASERRPAGELESSVLAALWTAGAPQSAAQVRAAIPQPLARTTVATLLARLQEKGVVDRNPGVRGFLYYPVEDVHGLTARRMHRELDRDGDRSVVLARFVEGLGPDDEAELRRLLEEGGR
- a CDS encoding cobalamin-binding protein, with product MRIVSLLPAATDIVADLGLATDLVGRTHECDWPPEEVAAVPVVTKAEFAAEELSSREISEAVGGAAHSGSSLYTLDTGALAALEPDIVLTQDLCDVCAVSYEAVSHAVRVLDAGPRVLSLEPRTLDDVLDCLVTVGELLGVRERAERRREELRGRLAEVGRLTRDRTRPRVVAVEWLDPLWPAGHWVPEQITYAGGEPLLAAPGEHTAPMTWDAVRAARPDVVLLLPCGFPPERTLRELDLLTSLLGWDELPAVRAGEVWVLDGPAYFNRPGPRVVRGAEVLAHVLHGVRAGEPVTPAEARRL
- a CDS encoding undecaprenyl-diphosphate phosphatase → MSTIGIGQAAILGVVEGVTEFLPVSSTGHLKITEGLMGIPVDDKAVVAFTAVIQVGAIAAVLVYFYRDIVRIVTAWGRGLVDREERYHHDYKFAWWVIYATVPIVVVGLAAKPLIEGTLASLWVVAGSLIVGSGLMWAADQLGRHKRGEDDTSLKDAMLVGSSQILALLFPGFSRSGATMSTGLILDLERVAATRLSFFLGIPALTGAGLYELKDAVGAGVDTLPLVVGTAVSFAVAYASIAWLLKYVAQHSFNAFVIYRIAVGVLLFGLLGTGVLAA
- a CDS encoding putative Ig domain-containing protein — protein: MFRLRLTPPRAVAALATAALATILPATAWMAGAADASPSMASPVTAASGLRAGAAPAPERKCTLPGGLTELSGLAMSRKHPGVFYAVNDSGNTNQVFAVDCNNATGRLAATFTVAGVGNTDWEALTIGKDASGAPTVLVGDIGDNFGGRAEITVHGFTEPDQLANATVTPVTFRFAYADGKHDAESLLSDPVTGRLYIASKLIGAAGQLYQAPLPPAPGALNTLTAVRPGPVFTTDGSFSPSGASYTLRSGGPLGANTASVYDTAGTKLADVALPAQSQGETVTYADCTSLLVGSENDTQIWRVPLPPEATPGCGGTPTPTPTPTPTPTPTPTPTPTPTPTPTPTQTPGELKLVNPGPQSCKFNQSCTIQLTTTGAKPPVRYTATGLPWGLTLDTNTGRITGKPWATGTIQITATATTNTTATTTFPLTLNWF